The following are encoded together in the Planococcus antarcticus DSM 14505 genome:
- a CDS encoding carbamoyl phosphate synthase small subunit, with product MMKRYLILQDGTVFEGTAFGSDGASVGEIVFNTSMTGYQEILSDPSYCGQIVTMTYPLIGNYGINSDDFESIEPAVKGMVVRELAEFPSNFRNNSTLDELFKTKDIPGISGIDTRKLTRLIRAKGAIKGVLTAAGEDVQIEEVVKMLQETVLPRNQVAQVSTARPYPSPGRGKRVILIDYGMKHGILRELNNRDCDVIVVPYNTSSKEILAWGPDGVMLSNGPGDPKDVEECVEVVRELLGQVPVFGICLGHQLFARACGADTFKLKFGHRGGNHPVRDLVTGKIEITSQNHGYAVDEDTLQGTRLKVTHSALNDGTNEGLAHLDYPAFTVQYHPESSPGPEDSNYLFDRFIDVMNATRKEQQHA from the coding sequence TTGATGAAACGTTATTTAATTTTACAAGACGGTACGGTATTTGAAGGAACAGCATTCGGAAGTGACGGTGCTTCTGTCGGGGAAATCGTTTTTAATACCAGTATGACCGGTTATCAGGAAATTTTATCGGATCCTTCTTACTGCGGACAAATTGTAACGATGACCTACCCATTGATCGGCAACTACGGCATCAACAGTGATGATTTCGAATCGATTGAACCCGCAGTTAAAGGAATGGTGGTTCGTGAACTTGCTGAGTTCCCATCTAATTTCAGAAATAATTCGACTTTGGACGAATTATTCAAAACGAAAGACATTCCTGGAATATCAGGCATTGATACGCGAAAACTGACTCGCTTAATCCGCGCAAAAGGTGCCATCAAAGGTGTTTTAACAGCAGCAGGCGAAGATGTTCAAATAGAAGAAGTAGTGAAGATGCTTCAAGAAACCGTTCTGCCAAGAAATCAAGTGGCGCAAGTTTCAACTGCACGCCCTTATCCAAGTCCAGGCCGCGGCAAACGTGTCATACTAATCGATTATGGCATGAAGCACGGCATCTTGCGGGAACTGAATAACCGCGATTGTGACGTGATTGTTGTTCCTTATAACACGTCGTCAAAAGAGATTCTTGCATGGGGACCGGACGGCGTTATGCTATCAAACGGCCCTGGAGATCCAAAAGACGTAGAGGAATGTGTAGAAGTGGTACGCGAACTGCTCGGTCAAGTTCCAGTTTTCGGTATCTGTCTCGGTCACCAATTATTTGCTAGAGCATGCGGAGCAGATACCTTCAAGTTGAAGTTCGGACATCGCGGAGGCAACCATCCAGTCCGTGATCTGGTTACCGGAAAAATTGAAATCACTTCTCAGAATCACGGCTACGCTGTAGATGAAGATACATTGCAAGGAACGCGCTTGAAAGTGACGCATAGTGCATTAAACGATGGAACGAACGAAGGACTGGCTCATTTAGATTATCCGGCTTTCACGGTCCAGTACCATCCAGAATCGTCACCGGGACCAGAAGACTCAAACTACTTATTTGACCGCTTTATCGACGTAATGAACGCAACTCGAAAGGAGCAACAACATGCCTAA
- a CDS encoding dihydroorotase, protein MNLFMKNVNMLQNGELSPTNIRIVNGKIDEIGKDLTVKDETEIDGKGRMIAPGFVDIHVHLREPGGEQKETIESGTHSAAKGGFTTICAMPNTRPVPDTKENLQLVNGLIEKNALIRVLPYASITIREAGKERTNLQELKENGAFAFTDDGVGIQEAGMMYETMQEAAEIDMAVVAHCEDNSLIYDGVMHEGKRSKELGLKGIPSIAESVHIARDMLLAEAAGAHYHVCHVSTKESVRVIRDAKRAGVRVTAEVTPHHLLLMEDDIPADDANYKMNPPLRAKEDWQALHEGLLDGTLDFIATDHAPHTAAEKTNGMNGSMFGIVGFETAFPLLYSKFVETGTWTLQQLIDWLTIKPSRTFNLPYGKIETGQTADLVLLDLEKEQAIQVNTFLSKGRNTPFDGWKCTGWPVMTIFGGEIVWQEEKN, encoded by the coding sequence CAATATCCGCATTGTGAACGGCAAGATCGATGAAATTGGTAAAGACTTGACAGTAAAAGATGAAACAGAAATTGACGGCAAAGGCCGAATGATCGCACCAGGGTTTGTCGATATCCACGTGCATTTGCGTGAACCGGGGGGGGAGCAGAAAGAAACAATCGAAAGCGGAACACATTCAGCAGCAAAAGGCGGATTCACCACAATTTGTGCGATGCCGAACACGCGTCCTGTTCCGGATACGAAAGAAAATCTGCAGCTAGTCAACGGATTGATTGAAAAAAATGCGCTTATCCGAGTTTTGCCGTATGCTTCGATCACCATTAGAGAAGCAGGAAAAGAACGCACGAACTTACAGGAACTAAAAGAAAACGGTGCTTTCGCTTTCACGGATGACGGTGTCGGCATTCAAGAAGCGGGAATGATGTACGAAACGATGCAAGAAGCAGCGGAAATCGACATGGCAGTAGTCGCGCATTGCGAAGACAATAGCTTGATCTATGACGGTGTTATGCACGAAGGTAAGCGCAGCAAAGAATTGGGATTAAAAGGCATTCCTTCGATTGCTGAATCGGTGCATATTGCACGCGACATGTTACTTGCAGAAGCAGCAGGCGCACATTATCACGTCTGCCACGTCAGCACAAAAGAATCAGTTCGCGTCATTCGCGACGCAAAACGTGCAGGAGTTCGAGTAACGGCTGAAGTAACACCTCACCATTTGCTGTTAATGGAAGACGATATTCCAGCAGACGATGCAAACTACAAAATGAACCCGCCACTGCGTGCGAAAGAAGATTGGCAGGCACTTCACGAAGGCTTACTTGATGGCACACTAGACTTTATCGCAACAGATCATGCTCCTCATACAGCGGCAGAAAAAACCAATGGCATGAACGGTTCGATGTTTGGAATTGTCGGTTTTGAAACGGCGTTTCCACTGCTTTACAGCAAATTTGTTGAAACAGGTACATGGACATTGCAACAATTAATCGACTGGTTGACGATTAAACCGAGCAGAACGTTCAACTTGCCATATGGCAAAATAGAAACTGGTCAAACAGCAGATTTGGTGTTGCTGGATCTGGAAAAAGAACAAGCAATCCAAGTAAATACATTTTTATCGAAAGGTCGCAATACACCATTTGATGGTTGGAAGTGCACAGGATGGCCGGTAATGACTATTTTCGGTGGAGAAATCGTATGGCAGGAGGAGAAAAATTGA